A region of Curvibacter sp. AEP1-3 DNA encodes the following proteins:
- a CDS encoding putative bifunctional diguanylate cyclase/phosphodiesterase: MSNPRHDDAEEATVRSRRVFQFALLVFIAFSGTAAQYGLQSRWDVVLSLGLGAALMLPCQWLNHRGHHEAAAGMVLSVATLSLFSIMWFSDGLRDSSLLGYPVILIGAGQLLKPRHFWMLLTFMLGCVVMLGLGTLNGWRTGITSGTELDRLTDSVSILLINGFLIWFLTYDMQNALVRLRAQIARFHASEKNLTYLAQHDGLTRLPNRILGNELLTEAMRLAAEEKNLVAMLFVDLDNFKDVNDSLGHSAGDDFLVQVAQRLRESVRQTDIVCRQGGDEFLIGLTGLQHPDAVAKVSQDILQKMQAPFQLRGLEVLASCSIGIALYPQHGNSFDELMRHADLAMYHAKEAGRNTFRFFSEDIRSSVTESLHLISSLRQAVTQEEFVLHYQPVYDLHSGRLLGAEALVRWQNPKLGMVSPGLFITLAEKSGLIVDIGQWVLTEACRQMQAWRQQGATDLFVSVNLSPVQFSRGNVEAVIAQALRETGLDPRQLELEVTESTLIHDTEKFITTLGRIQHSGIRMSIDDFGTGYSNLSYLQRFPVHKLKIDQSFVRRLMQGQKDVAMVSAIIHLAKSLQLTVTAEGVENEATREALTRMGCDQAQGYLFARPMPAKDFEAYWLARPTLTPIAGQV; this comes from the coding sequence GTGTCCAATCCCCGTCATGACGATGCGGAAGAGGCGACCGTACGAAGTCGCCGGGTCTTCCAGTTTGCACTGCTGGTGTTCATCGCCTTCAGCGGCACGGCAGCCCAGTACGGACTGCAATCCCGCTGGGATGTAGTCCTGTCCCTGGGCTTGGGAGCTGCGCTGATGCTCCCCTGCCAATGGCTCAACCACCGCGGGCACCACGAGGCCGCTGCCGGCATGGTGCTGTCGGTGGCCACCCTCTCCCTGTTCAGCATCATGTGGTTCAGCGACGGGCTGCGCGACTCCTCGCTCCTGGGTTATCCGGTCATCCTGATCGGGGCGGGTCAGCTACTCAAACCAAGACACTTCTGGATGCTGCTGACCTTCATGCTGGGGTGCGTGGTGATGTTGGGCCTGGGTACATTGAACGGTTGGCGCACTGGCATCACCTCCGGTACCGAGCTGGACCGGCTGACAGACAGCGTATCCATTTTGCTGATCAATGGTTTTCTGATCTGGTTTCTGACCTACGACATGCAAAACGCATTGGTGCGCCTAAGGGCGCAGATTGCGCGTTTTCATGCCTCGGAAAAGAACCTGACCTATCTGGCACAGCACGATGGGTTGACGCGTCTGCCCAACCGCATACTGGGTAACGAGCTCCTGACCGAGGCGATGCGCTTAGCCGCCGAAGAGAAGAATCTGGTCGCCATGCTGTTTGTGGATCTGGACAACTTCAAAGACGTCAACGACTCCTTGGGGCATTCCGCTGGAGATGATTTTTTGGTGCAAGTGGCGCAGCGTTTGCGTGAATCGGTGCGGCAAACAGACATTGTTTGCCGGCAGGGCGGAGATGAATTTTTGATTGGTCTGACTGGTCTCCAACACCCCGATGCGGTGGCGAAAGTCAGTCAGGACATCCTGCAGAAGATGCAGGCCCCGTTTCAGTTGCGAGGCCTAGAAGTGCTCGCTTCCTGCTCTATCGGCATCGCCCTGTATCCCCAACACGGCAACTCTTTCGACGAACTGATGCGGCACGCTGACCTGGCGATGTATCACGCCAAAGAAGCCGGGCGCAACACCTTCCGATTCTTCAGTGAAGACATCCGCAGCAGTGTGACGGAGAGCCTGCACCTGATTTCCAGCCTCCGGCAGGCGGTCACGCAAGAAGAGTTTGTATTGCACTACCAGCCGGTGTATGACCTGCACAGCGGCAGGCTGTTGGGGGCGGAAGCGCTGGTGCGCTGGCAAAACCCCAAGCTGGGTATGGTGTCACCCGGCTTGTTCATCACCTTGGCAGAAAAATCGGGCTTGATTGTGGACATCGGTCAATGGGTGTTGACTGAAGCCTGCCGGCAAATGCAGGCCTGGCGGCAGCAAGGTGCGACGGATCTGTTTGTGTCGGTCAACCTGTCGCCGGTTCAATTCAGTCGGGGCAATGTGGAAGCCGTGATCGCACAGGCTCTACGGGAGACCGGTCTGGATCCGCGGCAATTGGAGTTGGAAGTCACGGAGTCCACCCTGATCCATGACACCGAGAAATTCATCACCACGCTTGGCCGGATTCAACACTCCGGCATCCGAATGTCCATCGATGACTTCGGCACCGGTTACTCCAACCTGTCTTACCTGCAGCGCTTTCCGGTGCATAAACTCAAGATTGACCAGTCGTTTGTCCGCCGATTGATGCAGGGACAAAAAGATGTGGCCATGGTGAGCGCCATCATTCACTTGGCCAAAAGTTTGCAGCTCACCGTGACCGCCGAGGGCGTGGAAAACGAAGCCACCCGGGAGGCCCTTACCCGCATGGGCTGCGATCAAGCGCAGGGCTATTTATTCGCGCGGCCCATGCCTGCCAAAGACTTCGAGGCCTACTGGCTGGCCCGCCCTACCCTCACCCCGATTGCGGGCCAAGTTTAG
- the grxD gene encoding Grx4 family monothiol glutaredoxin, which produces MSDAQQRIDELVKSNDILLFMKGTASFPQCGFSGRAIQILKACGVDTKTIKTVNVLEDDGIRQGIKEYSSWPTIPQLYIKGEFIGGSDIMMEMYESGELVQVIGAQAN; this is translated from the coding sequence ATGAGCGACGCACAACAACGCATTGACGAACTGGTGAAGTCCAACGACATCCTGCTGTTCATGAAAGGCACTGCCAGCTTCCCACAGTGCGGCTTCTCCGGCCGCGCTATCCAGATCCTCAAGGCCTGCGGCGTGGATACCAAGACCATCAAGACCGTGAACGTGCTGGAAGACGACGGCATCCGCCAAGGCATCAAGGAATACAGCAGCTGGCCCACCATCCCCCAGCTCTACATCAAGGGTGAATTCATCGGCGGCTCAGACATCATGATGGAGATGTACGAATCCGGCGAACTGGTGCAAGTGATCGGCGCCCAGGCCAATTAA
- a CDS encoding FKBP-type peptidyl-prolyl cis-trans isomerase, whose product MNITKNTAVTLQFKISDATGKLLDQSQEPIAYLHGGYGNTFPKIEEALEGQAAGFATTVELAPADAFGEYNEGLLQTIPKTQFPPGVKVGGQLEGRAEDGQTIVFTVVKIKGPEVHLDGNHPLAGKTLRFALKVLEVRAASEEEIAHGHVHGAHGHHH is encoded by the coding sequence ATGAACATCACTAAAAACACCGCAGTCACCCTGCAATTCAAGATTTCCGATGCTACCGGCAAGCTGCTGGACCAGAGCCAGGAACCCATCGCCTACCTGCATGGCGGCTACGGCAATACTTTCCCAAAGATTGAAGAAGCACTCGAAGGCCAGGCAGCCGGCTTCGCCACCACCGTGGAGCTGGCCCCTGCCGATGCCTTCGGCGAATACAACGAAGGCCTGTTACAAACCATTCCCAAAACCCAGTTTCCCCCGGGCGTGAAGGTTGGTGGTCAGCTGGAAGGCCGTGCCGAAGATGGCCAAACCATCGTGTTCACCGTGGTCAAGATCAAGGGCCCTGAAGTGCACCTCGACGGTAACCATCCCCTGGCCGGCAAGACACTGCGATTTGCACTGAAGGTGCTGGAAGTGCGTGCTGCCAGCGAAGAAGAAATCGCCCACGGACACGTGCATGGTGCCCACGGCCATCATCACTGA
- the leuA gene encoding 2-isopropylmalate synthase has product MLSNPATKYRAFPSIDLPNRQWPTRSITQPPIWMSTDLRDGNQSLFEPMNAERKMRMFRTLLRVGFKEIEVGFPSASQTDFDFVRELITGGHVPDDVTIEVLTQSREHLIRRTIESLKGARRAIVHVYNATAPVFREVVFGMSKPEVKELAVSSVRLIKEITATMPETEWVLQYSPEVFTSTELEFACEVCDAVTAEWGATPANKVILNLPATVEVSTPNIYADQIEWMHTHLARRDSIILSLHPHNDRGTGVAAAELGMMAGADRVEGCLFGNGERTGNVDLVTLALNMYTQGVSPGLDFSDINAIARTVEHCNQLPIHPRHPYVGDLVFTAFSGSHQDAIKKGFAAQKAAGPDAMWNVPYMPIDPADVGRSYDSVIRVNSQSGKGGVAYLMETEFGVVMPRRLQVEFSGEVQSYTDSHGGEMSAQNIWDLFDATYLNAADAKVRYVEHHLFDHPGQTGKAHVQGIRIGVEVDGQPMLITGEGNGPIDAAVHALQTIGVKVQVRSYEERSTKASTDAGDAQACAFLELVATNGDTGKGGERFGVGMDTNIVTASVKALISGVNRLGLVDVDAAEPVAA; this is encoded by the coding sequence GTGTTGTCCAACCCCGCTACCAAATACCGCGCCTTCCCTTCCATTGACTTGCCGAATCGGCAGTGGCCCACGCGCAGCATCACCCAGCCGCCCATTTGGATGAGCACGGACCTGAGGGACGGTAACCAATCCCTGTTTGAGCCCATGAATGCGGAGCGCAAGATGCGCATGTTCCGCACGCTGCTGAGAGTGGGTTTCAAAGAAATCGAGGTCGGCTTCCCCAGCGCCTCGCAAACCGACTTTGACTTTGTGCGCGAGTTGATCACTGGTGGTCATGTGCCCGATGACGTGACCATCGAAGTGCTCACCCAGTCCCGCGAGCACCTGATCCGCCGCACCATCGAGTCCCTCAAGGGCGCGCGCCGCGCCATCGTGCATGTGTATAACGCCACCGCCCCCGTCTTCCGCGAAGTGGTTTTCGGCATGAGCAAGCCCGAGGTCAAAGAGTTGGCCGTGTCTTCGGTGCGCTTGATCAAAGAGATCACTGCCACCATGCCCGAGACCGAGTGGGTGCTGCAGTACAGCCCCGAGGTGTTTACCAGCACCGAACTCGAATTCGCCTGCGAAGTATGTGACGCCGTCACCGCCGAGTGGGGCGCCACGCCTGCCAACAAGGTGATCCTCAATTTGCCGGCCACCGTGGAGGTGTCCACCCCCAACATTTATGCCGACCAGATCGAGTGGATGCACACCCACCTGGCTCGCCGCGACAGCATCATCCTGAGCCTGCACCCGCACAACGACCGGGGCACTGGCGTGGCGGCTGCCGAACTGGGCATGATGGCCGGCGCCGACCGCGTGGAAGGCTGCTTGTTCGGCAACGGCGAGCGCACCGGAAATGTGGACCTTGTGACCTTGGCCCTGAATATGTACACCCAGGGCGTGAGCCCCGGTCTCGATTTTTCGGACATCAACGCCATTGCCCGCACCGTCGAGCATTGCAACCAGTTGCCCATCCACCCACGCCACCCGTATGTGGGTGACCTGGTGTTCACCGCGTTCAGTGGCTCCCACCAGGACGCCATCAAGAAAGGCTTTGCCGCCCAAAAGGCAGCCGGCCCGGATGCGATGTGGAATGTGCCCTACATGCCCATAGACCCTGCCGACGTGGGCCGCAGCTACGACTCGGTAATCCGCGTGAACAGCCAGTCCGGCAAGGGTGGTGTGGCTTATTTGATGGAAACCGAGTTCGGTGTGGTCATGCCGCGCCGCCTGCAGGTGGAGTTCTCGGGCGAAGTGCAAAGCTACACCGACAGCCATGGCGGCGAAATGAGCGCGCAAAACATTTGGGACCTGTTTGACGCCACCTACCTGAACGCGGCAGACGCCAAAGTGCGCTACGTCGAGCATCACCTGTTCGACCACCCCGGCCAGACCGGCAAGGCCCATGTGCAGGGCATCCGCATCGGCGTGGAGGTGGACGGCCAGCCCATGCTGATCACCGGCGAAGGGAACGGCCCCATCGACGCGGCAGTGCATGCCTTGCAGACGATTGGCGTGAAGGTGCAGGTGCGCAGCTATGAAGAGCGCAGCACCAAAGCCAGCACCGACGCGGGTGATGCACAAGCCTGTGCCTTCCTGGAGCTGGTGGCTACGAACGGCGATACCGGCAAGGGCGGCGAGCGCTTCGGGGTAGGCATGGACACCAACATCGTGACCGCCTCGGTCAAAGCCCTGATTAGCGGTGTGAATCGCTTGGGGCTGGTGGACGTGGATGCGGCAGAGCCTGTTGCAGCCTGA
- a CDS encoding zinc ribbon domain-containing protein YjdM — translation MSSTPACPQCTLENTYPDGNNFVCANCGFEWPQAVAAADDEDNAVVKDSNGQVLQDGDAVVLIKDLKVKGSSTVLKQGTKVKSIRLVGGDHEVDCKMDGGSFMLKACFLKKA, via the coding sequence ATGTCCTCTACACCCGCCTGTCCGCAATGCACTTTGGAAAACACCTACCCCGATGGCAACAACTTTGTGTGCGCCAACTGCGGCTTTGAATGGCCACAGGCTGTTGCAGCGGCGGATGATGAAGACAACGCAGTCGTCAAAGACTCCAACGGTCAGGTGCTGCAGGACGGCGATGCGGTGGTGCTGATCAAAGACCTGAAAGTCAAAGGCAGCTCCACCGTGCTCAAGCAGGGCACCAAGGTCAAAAGCATCCGGCTGGTGGGCGGCGACCACGAGGTGGACTGCAAGATGGACGGCGGCAGCTTCATGCTCAAGGCCTGCTTCCTGAAAAAGGCATAA
- the prmC gene encoding peptide chain release factor N(5)-glutamine methyltransferase: MNIRAIMPTIAQAISQLQSQGLDLTDSRLLLLHAVGQARAGRAWLLAHDTDLLSEQALTTLTRLANRRLAGEPVAYLIGHKEFYGLNLQVSADVLIPRPDTETLVEWALVTLEPTLHARVVDLGTGSGAIALALKATRPELQVEAVDFSHAALAVAQGNAQRLGLEVAFGQGSWLSSAEGKFQVIVSNPPYIREDDEHLPALRFEPRQALTAGTDGLDDIRTIIRQAPEHLLAGGWLLFEHGYDQAADVRGLLAAAGFREVQSHRDLAGIERCSGGRWPAAFP; the protein is encoded by the coding sequence ATCAATATAAGAGCAATCATGCCCACCATTGCGCAAGCGATTTCTCAGCTCCAAAGCCAAGGGCTGGACCTGACAGACAGTCGGCTGCTGCTTTTGCATGCAGTCGGGCAGGCCAGGGCGGGGCGGGCTTGGCTGCTGGCACATGACACCGACCTTCTGAGTGAGCAAGCGCTCACCACGCTGACACGGCTGGCAAATCGACGGCTGGCGGGCGAACCCGTCGCTTACCTGATCGGCCACAAAGAGTTTTACGGGCTGAACTTGCAGGTCAGCGCCGATGTATTGATACCCCGCCCTGACACCGAGACGCTTGTGGAATGGGCACTGGTGACGCTGGAGCCCACCCTCCATGCCCGGGTGGTGGACCTGGGCACCGGCAGCGGTGCGATTGCGCTGGCCCTCAAGGCCACACGGCCGGAATTGCAGGTGGAAGCCGTGGACTTCAGCCACGCAGCACTGGCTGTGGCGCAAGGCAATGCGCAACGTCTGGGGTTAGAGGTGGCTTTTGGCCAGGGCTCCTGGCTTAGCAGCGCAGAAGGCAAGTTCCAGGTCATTGTGTCCAACCCACCCTACATTCGCGAAGACGACGAACACCTGCCTGCCCTGCGGTTCGAGCCCCGACAGGCATTGACCGCCGGTACCGATGGGCTGGACGACATACGCACCATCATCCGCCAGGCCCCAGAGCACCTGCTTGCTGGCGGCTGGCTGCTGTTCGAGCACGGGTATGACCAAGCGGCTGATGTTCGCGGGCTCTTGGCTGCCGCCGGCTTCCGTGAAGTGCAAAGCCACCGCGATCTGGCTGGCATTGAGCGCTGCAGCGGCGGCAGATGGCCGGCAGCATTTCCATAA
- a CDS encoding methyl-accepting chemotaxis protein, with translation MSLVLSSGSSAPPARLSGLSLNAKICVAATALVVASLAITAAVIGFKSSSTAEAATMELARTSAREAAGALQSRIKANLYSVMALSGAMTTTKAAGLPLQRPQIDEITKSTLMSSPDFVGAAVTWEPNALDGKDAEFAGKAPLYDATGRHMPYWTRKAGGGFHVDPIVFDPAPGANDWYDIPKKTSKVFFTEPYIYPIEGKDVLMASLVAPILVEGKFQGVASADFALTQLNTILSDVKVMNGGSLVLISNGGLYATNPDAALINKKAEDIPAAGLEAVQKGQTYEYTDSSKVIHLLQPLVIHPDAAPWAVRMSFPQSVATASSRQLTFYTLGAALVCALATAVILVAVVSRLMQPLRALSSAMADVSSGDADLRTKIAVHGNDELAAIGNGFNQFVAKIHGVLAQVRSSADSVANASAEIAQGNNDLSARTEHQASSLEETAASMEELNSTVKQNADNARQANQLAMSASTVAVQGGEVVGQVVDTMKGINEASRKISDIISVIDGIAFQTNILALNAAVEAARAGEQGRGFAVVASEVRSLAGRSAEAAKEIKSLINASVERVEQGTALVDKAGETMTEVVSSIRRVTDIMGEISAASNEQSAGVAQVGEAVTSMDQATQQNAALVEEMAAAASSLKSQANDLVQVVGVFKL, from the coding sequence ATGAGCCTTGTATTGTCCTCCGGTTCGTCCGCGCCACCTGCACGCCTGAGTGGCTTGTCGCTCAACGCCAAGATTTGTGTCGCGGCTACCGCCCTCGTGGTCGCCAGTCTGGCCATTACGGCCGCTGTGATCGGCTTTAAAAGCAGTTCCACCGCAGAAGCAGCAACCATGGAGCTGGCCCGCACCTCTGCCCGCGAAGCGGCGGGGGCCTTGCAATCGCGGATCAAGGCCAATCTGTATTCCGTGATGGCGCTTTCCGGCGCCATGACCACTACCAAGGCGGCTGGCTTGCCCTTGCAACGACCGCAAATTGACGAGATCACCAAATCCACCCTGATGAGCTCCCCGGACTTTGTGGGTGCCGCCGTCACCTGGGAGCCCAATGCACTGGACGGCAAAGATGCCGAGTTCGCGGGCAAAGCGCCGCTTTACGATGCAACCGGACGCCATATGCCCTACTGGACCCGCAAGGCCGGTGGCGGCTTCCATGTGGACCCCATTGTGTTCGACCCCGCGCCGGGGGCCAATGATTGGTACGACATCCCGAAGAAAACCAGCAAGGTGTTTTTCACCGAGCCCTACATCTACCCGATTGAAGGCAAAGATGTGCTGATGGCATCGCTGGTGGCGCCCATTCTGGTAGAAGGCAAGTTTCAAGGTGTGGCCAGTGCCGACTTCGCGCTCACACAGCTGAACACCATCCTGTCGGATGTGAAAGTCATGAATGGCGGCAGTCTGGTCTTGATCTCCAACGGCGGCTTGTATGCGACCAACCCCGATGCGGCGCTGATCAACAAAAAGGCCGAGGACATCCCCGCAGCCGGTTTGGAGGCGGTGCAGAAGGGGCAGACTTACGAGTACACCGATAGCAGCAAAGTGATTCACCTCTTACAGCCTTTGGTCATCCACCCGGACGCAGCGCCTTGGGCAGTGCGCATGAGCTTTCCGCAGAGCGTGGCAACCGCATCGTCGCGCCAACTGACTTTCTACACCTTGGGTGCCGCATTGGTGTGCGCCTTGGCTACGGCGGTCATTCTGGTTGCGGTAGTGTCGCGGCTCATGCAGCCCCTGCGGGCCCTGAGCAGCGCTATGGCCGATGTATCCAGCGGGGATGCAGACCTGCGTACCAAAATCGCCGTGCATGGCAATGACGAGCTGGCCGCCATCGGCAACGGGTTTAACCAGTTCGTCGCCAAAATCCATGGGGTGTTGGCGCAAGTACGCAGCAGTGCTGACAGCGTGGCCAACGCCAGCGCCGAGATTGCCCAAGGCAACAATGACTTGAGTGCGCGCACCGAGCACCAGGCCAGCTCGCTGGAGGAAACTGCGGCTAGCATGGAAGAGCTCAACAGCACCGTCAAGCAAAACGCCGACAACGCTCGCCAAGCCAATCAACTGGCCATGAGCGCCTCAACTGTGGCGGTGCAAGGTGGCGAAGTGGTAGGGCAGGTGGTGGACACCATGAAAGGCATTAATGAGGCCAGCCGCAAGATCAGCGACATCATCAGCGTGATCGATGGCATTGCCTTCCAAACGAACATTCTTGCGCTGAACGCTGCTGTGGAGGCTGCCCGTGCCGGGGAGCAGGGGCGTGGTTTTGCGGTGGTGGCCAGCGAAGTCCGTTCTCTCGCAGGCCGCAGTGCAGAGGCCGCCAAAGAGATCAAGAGCCTGATCAACGCCAGCGTCGAGCGCGTGGAGCAGGGCACTGCTTTGGTCGACAAGGCCGGTGAAACCATGACCGAAGTGGTGAGCAGCATCCGGCGAGTGACTGACATCATGGGCGAGATCAGCGCCGCCAGCAATGAGCAAAGTGCCGGTGTAGCGCAGGTGGGTGAGGCTGTGACTTCGATGGACCAGGCGACGCAGCAAAACGCAGCCTTGGTGGAAGAGATGGCTGCGGCAGCTAGCAGTTTGAAGAGTCAGGCCAACGATTTGGTACAGGTGGTGGGGGTGTTCAAGCTCTGA
- the prfA gene encoding peptide chain release factor 1, whose product MKPFLRQQLAKYKDRQGELEFLLSREDIMKDMEQFLKLSREHTDVAAVAGRWERFQQREADLATGQEMLGDAAGDEDMLAMAQEEIDGATAEMAQLEAELQRMLLPKDPDDARPAFVEIRAGTGGDESALFAADLARMYTRYCDAKGLRTEIMSASESELGGYKEVVLRIEGSTTTSTGSCGAYGMLKFESGGHRVQRVPATETQGRIHTSACTIAVLAEQDEAEAIKINPSDLRIDTYRASGAGGQHINKTDSAVRITHIPTGIVAECQDGRSQHSNKAQALKVLTARIHEKDRSERAAKDAAERKSLVGSGDRSDRIRTYNYPQGRLTDHRINLTLYKLDRAMEGDLDDVVEALQAYEAAQQLAALENSLN is encoded by the coding sequence ATGAAACCGTTTCTCCGCCAACAGCTTGCCAAGTACAAAGACCGCCAAGGGGAGCTGGAGTTTTTGCTTTCGCGTGAAGACATCATGAAAGACATGGAGCAGTTCCTCAAGCTCTCGCGCGAACACACCGATGTGGCAGCCGTGGCGGGACGTTGGGAGCGTTTCCAGCAGCGTGAGGCTGATCTGGCCACGGGGCAGGAGATGCTGGGTGATGCGGCGGGCGACGAGGACATGCTGGCCATGGCGCAAGAGGAAATCGACGGCGCCACCGCCGAAATGGCCCAGTTAGAGGCCGAGCTGCAGCGCATGTTGCTGCCGAAGGACCCGGACGATGCGCGCCCTGCGTTTGTGGAAATCCGCGCGGGCACGGGGGGTGATGAATCCGCCCTGTTTGCCGCGGATCTGGCCCGCATGTACACCCGCTACTGCGACGCCAAGGGGCTGCGCACCGAAATCATGAGCGCGTCTGAAAGCGAGCTGGGTGGCTACAAGGAAGTGGTGCTGCGCATCGAAGGCAGCACGACCACCAGCACGGGCTCTTGCGGTGCCTACGGCATGCTCAAGTTTGAATCAGGCGGCCACCGGGTGCAGCGGGTGCCCGCCACCGAAACCCAGGGCCGCATCCACACCAGCGCCTGCACGATTGCGGTGCTGGCCGAGCAGGACGAGGCGGAGGCCATCAAGATCAACCCCTCGGATCTGCGCATTGACACCTACCGCGCCAGCGGCGCAGGTGGCCAGCACATCAACAAGACCGACTCGGCGGTGCGTATCACGCACATCCCCACCGGTATCGTGGCCGAATGCCAGGATGGCCGCAGCCAGCACAGCAACAAGGCCCAAGCCCTGAAAGTGCTGACCGCCCGCATCCACGAAAAAGACCGCTCCGAGCGCGCCGCCAAAGACGCGGCCGAGCGCAAGAGCCTGGTTGGCAGCGGCGACCGCAGCGACCGCATCCGCACCTACAACTACCCGCAAGGCCGGCTGACCGACCACCGCATCAACTTGACGCTGTATAAACTGGACCGCGCGATGGAGGGCGATTTGGACGATGTGGTCGAGGCCCTGCAAGCCTACGAAGCAGCCCAGCAGTTGGCTGCGCTGGAAAACAGCTTGAACTGA
- the hemA gene encoding glutamyl-tRNA reductase, protein MAVWALGINHTTAPLDMRGRFAFASDQIAPQLHGLRQSMARPPEAAIVSTCNRTEIYCAGDEAALDHTLAWLAQSGGVSASELRSHTYRLEDQEAARHAFRVASGLDSMVLGEPQILGQLKDAVRAADEAGALGTTLSQLFQRSFAVAKEVRTSTEIGAHSISMAAAAVRLAGNLFEDLAKVKVLFVGAGEMIELCATHFAAKNPKAIAIANRTLERGEKLASRFGGEVMRLADLPERLHEFDAVISCTASTLPIIGLGAVERALKKRKHRPMFMVDLAVPRDIEPEVKALGDVYLYTVDDLAGVVQTAQANRQAAVAQAEAIVDAGVQSFMHWVDQRSAVPLIQQLNAQAEEWRTAELTRARKMLAKGEDVDAVLEALAKGLSQKMLHGAMAELHAGDAAARERAGNAISHFFLRNKR, encoded by the coding sequence ATGGCAGTCTGGGCATTAGGCATCAACCACACCACCGCACCGCTGGATATGCGGGGCCGGTTTGCGTTCGCCAGTGACCAGATCGCGCCGCAGCTCCACGGGCTGCGCCAGAGCATGGCCCGCCCCCCGGAGGCGGCCATTGTCTCCACCTGCAACCGCACCGAAATCTACTGCGCAGGCGATGAAGCCGCGCTGGACCACACCCTCGCCTGGCTGGCCCAAAGCGGTGGCGTGTCGGCCAGTGAACTACGCTCCCACACCTACCGCCTCGAAGACCAGGAAGCCGCCCGCCATGCCTTCCGCGTGGCCAGTGGCTTGGACAGCATGGTGCTGGGCGAGCCGCAAATCTTGGGGCAGCTCAAAGATGCGGTGCGCGCCGCCGATGAGGCAGGCGCTTTGGGCACAACGCTCTCCCAGCTTTTCCAACGCTCGTTCGCGGTGGCCAAAGAGGTGCGTACCTCTACGGAGATCGGCGCGCACAGTATCAGCATGGCCGCTGCGGCCGTGCGTCTGGCCGGCAATCTGTTTGAAGACCTGGCCAAGGTCAAGGTGCTGTTTGTGGGTGCGGGCGAAATGATTGAGCTCTGTGCCACGCACTTTGCGGCCAAGAACCCCAAGGCCATCGCTATTGCCAACCGCACGCTGGAGCGGGGCGAAAAGCTGGCCAGCCGCTTCGGGGGCGAGGTCATGCGCCTGGCCGACTTGCCCGAGCGGCTGCACGAGTTTGACGCTGTCATCAGCTGCACCGCCAGCACCCTGCCCATCATCGGCTTGGGCGCGGTGGAGCGCGCACTCAAAAAGCGCAAGCACCGCCCCATGTTCATGGTGGACCTCGCCGTGCCCCGCGACATTGAACCCGAAGTCAAAGCCTTGGGCGATGTGTACCTCTACACCGTGGACGACCTGGCCGGCGTGGTGCAAACCGCTCAAGCCAACCGCCAGGCCGCCGTGGCCCAAGCGGAAGCCATTGTGGACGCCGGGGTGCAAAGCTTTATGCACTGGGTGGACCAGCGCAGCGCCGTGCCCCTGATCCAGCAGCTCAATGCCCAAGCCGAAGAATGGCGCACCGCAGAACTCACCCGTGCCCGCAAGATGCTGGCCAAGGGCGAAGATGTGGACGCGGTGCTTGAAGCTCTGGCCAAAGGCCTGAGCCAGAAGATGCTGCATGGCGCCATGGCCGAGCTGCACGCCGGGGACGCTGCAGCACGCGAACGGGCGGGCAACGCGATTTCGCACTTTTTCTTGCGGAACAAGCGTTAG
- a CDS encoding HAD family hydrolase, with amino-acid sequence MPSRFKAVLFDHDGTLVESEAVHHAIWNQVLQPYGVQIPVELFMADFSGVPAITNGHDIKKRYALAPDAAELADTKNGMTAEYLATHAFPLMPGVRESLTRLNAAGLRKGVVTGARMFAIAATLRSHALAPEFEIVISADEVVHSKPAPECYLLALEKMGLQAHEAVAFEDTEHGVASAIAAGLACVAIPTAMSAVQDFSAATVVVPDMASAVDWVLKQG; translated from the coding sequence ATGCCCTCACGTTTCAAAGCCGTTCTGTTTGACCACGACGGCACCCTGGTCGAATCCGAAGCGGTGCATCACGCGATTTGGAATCAGGTGCTGCAGCCCTATGGCGTGCAGATTCCGGTGGAGTTGTTCATGGCGGACTTCTCAGGTGTGCCCGCCATCACCAACGGCCATGACATCAAGAAGCGCTATGCGCTGGCTCCGGACGCCGCCGAACTGGCTGATACCAAAAACGGCATGACGGCCGAATACCTTGCAACCCACGCCTTCCCGCTGATGCCCGGCGTGCGCGAATCATTGACCCGTTTGAATGCAGCGGGCCTGCGCAAGGGCGTGGTGACCGGGGCACGTATGTTCGCCATTGCCGCCACTTTGCGCTCGCACGCGCTGGCGCCGGAGTTTGAGATCGTGATTTCTGCGGACGAAGTCGTTCACAGCAAGCCAGCACCCGAGTGCTACCTGCTCGCCTTGGAGAAGATGGGCTTGCAGGCCCATGAAGCAGTGGCCTTTGAGGACACTGAGCACGGCGTCGCCTCGGCCATTGCGGCGGGGCTGGCCTGTGTGGCGATACCCACCGCTATGTCTGCAGTGCAGGACTTCAGTGCCGCCACCGTGGTGGTGCCGGACATGGCTTCTGCCGTCGATTGGGTACTCAAGCAGGGCTGA